The Candidatus Cloacimonadota bacterium genome contains a region encoding:
- a CDS encoding DUF2493 domain-containing protein, translating to MKIAVIGSKEFSNYNLLKSILDKEKEIEQIISGGAEGADTLAQKYAHENNIKFLEFAPNYEENGNEAKHIRDRLIIENCDKVIAFYDEKCEGTKYTMDHARQMHKPIYVILYEKLI from the coding sequence ATGAAAATTGCAGTAATCGGTTCCAAAGAATTTTCAAACTATAATTTACTCAAATCCATTCTGGATAAAGAAAAAGAAATCGAGCAGATCATCAGCGGAGGAGCAGAAGGAGCAGATACTCTCGCTCAAAAATATGCTCATGAAAACAACATCAAATTCCTGGAATTTGCTCCTAACTATGAAGAAAATGGAAATGAAGCCAAACATATTCGCGACAGACTCATCATTGAAAATTGCGACAAAGTTATTGCCTTTTACGATGAAAAATGCGAAGGCACTAAATACACCATGGATCATGCCAGGCAGATGCATAAACCTATTTATGTTATTCTGTATGAAAAACTGATTTAA